One part of the Marinobacterium rhizophilum genome encodes these proteins:
- a CDS encoding cupin domain-containing protein, with protein sequence MQTLGTLEDLPQSYRDELSAQNLVPLWPNMRAVLPPRVPSRKTQTLCWDYASVRPLLLQAGELTPMEKAERRVLVLANPGHGLTNMQATPSIYLGIQLILPGESAPNHRHTPNAVRIIIEGEGASTTVDGEVCRMERGDLILTPSGKWHEHQHEGDGPIMWLDVLDLPLMYQLEGSWAIEGTPQQDNRGQDKSFAEYSAAGVVPHINFQRAKQDSPQLRYPWDKTRACLVEMASHYSEGLLRISYVNPENGASLFPSIGFGALMLRPGETIRLPKRTTACVFHAVEGEGSLSVDGGDALNWVEKDTLSAPGYTDITLSNRSADKPAFMITADEGPLHQYLGIY encoded by the coding sequence ATGCAAACTCTTGGAACTTTGGAAGATCTGCCGCAAAGCTATCGTGATGAACTGAGCGCGCAGAATCTGGTGCCGCTGTGGCCCAACATGCGCGCGGTACTGCCGCCGCGCGTGCCGAGCCGCAAGACCCAGACCCTGTGCTGGGACTATGCCAGCGTGCGGCCGCTGCTGCTGCAGGCCGGCGAGCTGACCCCGATGGAAAAGGCCGAGCGCCGCGTACTGGTGCTGGCCAACCCCGGTCACGGCCTGACCAACATGCAGGCCACGCCCAGCATCTATCTGGGCATACAGCTGATCTTGCCGGGCGAGTCGGCCCCCAATCACCGCCACACCCCCAATGCGGTGCGCATTATTATCGAAGGCGAGGGTGCCTCCACCACAGTGGATGGCGAAGTCTGCCGCATGGAGCGTGGCGACCTGATCCTGACGCCCTCCGGCAAGTGGCATGAGCATCAGCACGAGGGTGATGGCCCCATCATGTGGCTGGATGTGCTGGATCTGCCGCTGATGTACCAGCTCGAAGGCTCCTGGGCCATCGAGGGTACACCACAGCAGGATAACCGTGGGCAGGACAAATCCTTTGCCGAGTACAGTGCCGCAGGCGTCGTGCCCCATATCAATTTCCAGAGGGCCAAGCAGGACTCGCCGCAGCTGCGCTATCCCTGGGACAAGACCCGCGCCTGCCTAGTGGAAATGGCCAGCCATTACAGCGAGGGCCTGCTGCGGATCAGCTACGTGAACCCCGAAAACGGCGCCAGCCTGTTCCCGAGCATTGGCTTTGGTGCCCTGATGCTGCGCCCCGGCGAGACTATCCGCCTGCCCAAGCGCACCACCGCCTGCGTATTTCATGCGGTGGAAGGCGAGGGCAGCCTCAGCGTTGACGGTGGCGATGCGCTGAACTGGGTGGAAAAAGACACCCTGTCGGCGCCCGGTTACACCGATATCACCCTGAGCAACCGATCCGCCGACAAGCCGGCATTCATGATCACGGCCGATGAAGGCCCGCTGCATCAGTACCTCGGTATTTATTGA